The Vicia villosa cultivar HV-30 ecotype Madison, WI linkage group LG1, Vvil1.0, whole genome shotgun sequence genome includes a region encoding these proteins:
- the LOC131649745 gene encoding uncharacterized protein LOC131649745, with product MVNLSEDCGNSKSVDFKKLFVRGKCVSFSPFVINNFLERIDEAQPELEVTNNKVCQVITTKQVKSWALKEKLTGSKLSIKYAMLHKIGAANWVPTNHKSTISTVLGRFLYVVGTKAKLDYGTYIFDQTMKHAGSFSVKGQIAFPSLLCGIILNQYPNILNEYDIVCKSESPLAFHYKLFQGTHVPDIVMTSVGTSKSGALARKEEVIAMLKETCKELEPRKISLEKMISTLEMDENEEFADVVEMADEAEQEKEVEPEEEVEEESASLADGSEKGSYADTSSGSDSVQ from the coding sequence ATGGTGAACCTATCTGAAGATTGTGGAAACAGCAAGAGTGTGGACTTTAAAAAGTTGTTTGTGAGAGGTAAGTGTGTATCGTTCTCTCCTTTTGTGATTAATAACTTCTTGGAAAGAATAGatgaagctcaacctgagcttgaagtaacaAACAATAAGGTTTGTCAAGTGATCACAACCAAGCAGGTAAAAAGCTGGGCCCTAAAAGAGAAACTAACTGGAAGTAAGCTGAGTATAAAGTATGCAATGCTTCACAAGATAGGAGCAGCTAATTGGGTACCAACGAATCACAAGTCCACTATCTCAACTGTTCTTGGTAGATTTCTGTATGTTGTAGGAACAAAGGCAAAGCTTGATTATGGAACATATATTTTTGACCAAACTATGAAGCATGCTGGAAGCTTTAGTGTTAAGGGTCAAATTGCCTTTCCATCCCTCCTGTGTGGCATAATTCTGAATCAGTATCCCAACATTCTCAATGAGTATGATATAGTCTGCAAAAGTGAAAGTCCCTTGGCTTTCCACTATAAACTGTTTCAGGGTACGCATGTTCCAGACATTGTCATGACATCGGTTGGAACATCCAAATCTGGAGCATTAGCTAGAAAAGAAGAAGTCATAGCAATGTTAAAAGAAACTTGCAAAGAGCTGGAACCTAGGAAGATATCTCTTGAAAAGATGATAAGTACTCTGGAAATGGATGAGAATGAGGAGTTTGCAGATGTTGTAGAGATGGCAGATGAAGCTGAACAAGAGAAGGAAGTAGAACCAGAAgaagaagtggaagaagaaaGTGCCAGTCTTGCTGATGGCTCTGAGAAAGGAAGTTATGCAGACACCTCAAGTGGGTCTGACTCTGTGCAGTAA